The Thalassomonas actiniarum genome contains the following window.
CTGGAGGAGCCGTCGCTGTTATAGGTGCCGCTTGAGCCGTCGCTGCTGGTCCAGCTGCCGGAGCCGTCACTGTTCCAGGTGCTGGAGTTGCCCATACCGTCATCCCAGCTGCCGCTGCCGTCGGGGGCCCAGCTGCTGGAAGAGCCGTCGGCATAGGTTTCGCTGCCTGAACCATCGGCATTGTAGGTGCCCGAGTTGCCCTGGCCGTCGCCCCAGCTGCCGGAGCCATCGGTATTGGTTGTGCTGTAGGAGCCGTCAGCCCCCTGGTAAGTGGAACTGCCATCGCTACTGTAGCTGCCGCTTGAGCCGTCGCTGCTGGTCCAGCTACTGGAGCCGTCGCTGCTCCAGGTACTGGAGTTGCCCTGGCCGTCATCCCAGCTGCCGCCTCCCTGGCCATCCCAGGTTTCCATAGAGCCATCGGCATAAGCAATAGAGCCGGAGCCGTCACTGCTCCAGGTCTCAACCGTGCCGTCCGGGGAGACCGCAGAGCCGGAGCCGTCGCTGTCATAATTATATTCGGTGCCGTCATCGCCGGTGACCACACCCGTACCGCCGTCGCCCATATCATTGCCTGCGGCATCGGTATAGGTGATATTGCCCTGGGCATCCCAGGTTTCGGTGACGCCGTCGGCGGAAGTATAACTGCCGGAGCCGTCGGGGTTATAGCTGCCGCTGCTGCCGTCGCTATTGGTCCAGCTGCTTGAGCCGTCAGAGTTATAGCTGCCGCTGCTGCCATCGCTGCTTTGCCAGGTGCCGGAGCCGTCGGCATTCCAGCTGCTGGAATTGCCCATGCCGTCGTCCCAGCTGCCGCTGCCGTCGGCCTCCCAGGTTTCGACACTGCCGTCGGGATAAACGGCTGAGCCGCTGCCGTCGCCGTTGTCGGTATAAACCGTTTCCTGCTCGCCGGTCATGTCACCCGGGGGAGGGGCATCGTCTGCAGGGGGGGCATCTGAGGTGGTGTCTGCCGCTGGCGGCTGGTCTGTTGTCGTGCCGGTATCGTCGGTCGTGGTATCTGCGCCTAAATCTCCTACCAGACCGCCTATGCCACCCGGGGCTATGCGGTCTTCGAGTTTAGAGACCTGGGACTCGACCTTGGTTTTCAGTTTTTTAGAGGGAATTTTCTTTGCCATGTTTCCATTTCCTATGAAAAATTGTAGCCCCGGCCGGGTAAAACATGTGCTGAACTTACCTGTTATTCATATCGGCCAAAGCGTTAAAATTAAACAAGTTTTCAGTTAGTTTACGACTTGAACAGGGTACTGAGGGGAACCCTCTGTTCAAAAACGACAATCTTTTAAGGTCATTAATAAGGCTTAAGGTTTATTCATACTGAAACACCCGGTTGCGTGCTTCATCATACAGAGCAGTGCATCCCTTGATTCGAATAAACGTCATATAGAATCTGATTACGACTTGTACACCAGTTCTTCAAATTTAGTCCAAAACAATAGCCTTGCCAGTGTTTTGCTTAATAAAATCGAATAAATTTATATTTGCCTGAAAAACAGGGGGAAACTGCCGGTTAAAGCTGCTGTGCCAGTGGCTCGGTAAAGCAGAAATCAACAGGGAAGATAACCAAAGTGCGGTTAGCTGGGTTCAATCAGATCTAAAAAATCAAAAGGGATCTCATTGCGAAAATAAGCATATAAATTAATGTAAAATGAAAATAATGCCTGCATGCAGGTAAAAATTTCTTCCCGGCTGACATCCGCCAGGTTGAGCTGATTGACTTTTGCCAGGCACAGGTCGAATAAATCCCTGAGTTTTTGTCCCTGCTCGCTGGTATCGCGGTAGTCAAAGCTGGTCTCGAATAAATATTCGGAGCACAGGCAATGAAATTTTTGCTCAAAGACGGAGCCGGTTTTTGTTGAAGTTACCAGCTCACTTTTTTTGGCCTTGATCACTTTATAATAGGCAAAAATATCTTGATATGTCTGCCCGCAAGCGGGGCAGGTGAGCGGGAAAGGCTGGCTGTAAACCGTTAATGCCCGGGTTTGAAAGGAGTCCATGGAAGAGAGCAGGTCTTTGATTTCATTCTGTTCTTTTTCCAGATAGGTATCGGCCAGATAATTATAGTTCATCATGTTTGTGTTATTTTTATCCCTTAAGTGACTCCCGGTTTTACCTGGTCTCAGCATTGATCGCGGGCGTTAGCCAAAGCTGAAAACAACGCTGTTGTTATGTTCGTTTTTAAGCATAGTTGAACAACGGATGAATATTTATTACGCGGTGAATAATTTATTTCTAAGTGGCTGGTTTTTAACTTTTATCGCATGTCACAAAACTGTCATATAACTGTCTTATAATCCCTGCCGTAATTTAAACTTCCCTTGTCTGAAGGTAATATTCGTGGTGACAGCGTTAAAATCGGCCGGTTCGCGCCAGCTAAAAAATTCATTTGCCCGTTGGCTTATCACTTTAGGTGGTATCAGTGTATTACTGACCTTAGTGCTGATTTTTCTTTATCTGCTTTATGTGATCAAGCCGGTATTTGACAGCACAGAAATAACGCCGTCAACGGCTGTAGAAATATCATCCGGTGCACAAGTACTCTCAACCGGTGTGGATGAACTCAAAGAGTTGGCTTTTACTATTAACCGCTTTGGCAGCATAGACTTTTATCAGTTGGTACCAAGTGCCACGCGCCCGCTGGGGGCCCAGGTGCTGTCAAAGCAAGTGACAGAGCCCGGGATCACGCTGACGCAGGTGGTCGATAGCGGTCATAACAATAAGTTATTGCTTGATAGCCTGGGGCAGGTACAACTGCTGACGCCAAGCTTTACCGCCAGTTATGATAATAACAGCCGCGAGATTAATCCTGCTGTTCGCTATCCCTTAGGCGAAGAGGTCATTGTTGTTGATGAAATGCAGGCGTCCCTGGAAAAACTTGCCTTTGCCATGGATGATGAGCGTGCGGTTTTTGTTGCCTTAACCCAAGACAAGCGCCTGATCAAAACCACTTTAGTGGCGGAAGATGACTTTAATTATGATCCCGCTCATGAAAGTGTCTACCAGGTAATTGAAGAGGGGGTTAGCGCCGTGGATGATATTTTGATCACCCCGGATCTGATGATGGCTTTTGTGCGTGACGGTAACCGCGTGCTGGTGTTCTCCCTTGATGATGACTATGAAGTACCGCTAAAAGCCGTTATTACCGATACAGATAATATTGATGCCGGCTTGACCACTATGGCGCTGTTATCCGGCGGCAGTTCTTTGCTGCTTGGTAATAATCTCGGGGAAATCAGTCAGTGGTTTGAAGTTGCTACCGATAACGGCCGTCAATTTAAAAAAATCCGCAGCTTTAACCTGAGCGAGGGGGAAAGTATTGCTGCTATTTATACCGAGCAATACCGGAAGAGTTTTTACGCCATGGGCCGGTCCGGTAAACTTAGCGCCTTTTATACCACCAGTGATGCCGATTTATGGCAGGGTAAGTTAACAGATGCCGCCCCGGGCGCGTTTGCCATTTCCCCGCGTGCCGATGCCCTGGTTATGACAACTGCCACAGGGGCAGACAGCCAGCAGCTGAGCCTGTTTTCGGTAGAAAATGAACACCCTGAGGTGACCTGGCAGGCGTTATGGCAGGAAGTCTGGTATGAAGGTTATCCAGAGCCGGACTATATCTGGCAGTCAACCTCAGGTTCGGATGACTTTGAAGCGAAGTTCTCCCTGGTGCCTATTTCTTTCGGTACCATCAAGGCTGCGCTTTATGCCATGTTATTTGCTGTACCTATTGCTTTGGCGGCGGCTATTTATACCGCCTACTTTATGACCCCGGTATTAAGAACCAAAGTTAAGCCGACCATAGAAATGATGGAAGCGCTG
Protein-coding sequences here:
- a CDS encoding ABC transporter permease subunit, which produces MVTALKSAGSRQLKNSFARWLITLGGISVLLTLVLIFLYLLYVIKPVFDSTEITPSTAVEISSGAQVLSTGVDELKELAFTINRFGSIDFYQLVPSATRPLGAQVLSKQVTEPGITLTQVVDSGHNNKLLLDSLGQVQLLTPSFTASYDNNSREINPAVRYPLGEEVIVVDEMQASLEKLAFAMDDERAVFVALTQDKRLIKTTLVAEDDFNYDPAHESVYQVIEEGVSAVDDILITPDLMMAFVRDGNRVLVFSLDDDYEVPLKAVITDTDNIDAGLTTMALLSGGSSLLLGNNLGEISQWFEVATDNGRQFKKIRSFNLSEGESIAAIYTEQYRKSFYAMGRSGKLSAFYTTSDADLWQGKLTDAAPGAFAISPRADALVMTTATGADSQQLSLFSVENEHPEVTWQALWQEVWYEGYPEPDYIWQSTSGSDDFEAKFSLVPISFGTIKAALYAMLFAVPIALAAAIYTAYFMTPVLRTKVKPTIEMMEALPTVILGFLAGLWLAPIIENYLPAMALLLVMLPLATLLTALGWSALPKEWKSRIPETWAPMILIPVLCFTGYLAFALSPVMEAAFFGGDMRQFVTNDLGIDFDQRNALVVGIAMGFAVIPTIFSMAEDAIFSVPRHLTSGSLALGATQWQTLVKVVLLTASPGIFSAIMMGLGRAVGETMIVLMATGNTPILDWSIFQGMRTLAANIAVEMPESEVGSSHYRILFLAAFVLFVFTFVLNTLAEFIRQRLREKYSSL